The window CTTTTAATTGATGCCATCGAGAAGACCCGCCCACCATGGACTGTCAACCGGTATGCCGAGACGTTTGCCATTGAAGCTCTCTCTCACCTTCCGGAACTTGGGGAATCAAGAAGAAAAATTGCAGCTGAGCGGGAGTACCTTGCCGACTCTCTCCAATCACTTGGGTATTCCCCCCATCCCTCCCACACAAACTATATTCTTGTTGATACCGGAAAAGACGCAGGCGATCTCACAGAGAGGCTGTTGTCAATGGGTGTTCTTGTGCGCGACTGTACATCATTTGGACTTGTGGAGACCATCCGTGTTGCTGTCAGAACGCGGGAGGAGAACCGGATTCTTATTGAGGCACTGGCTGCATGCGCGTATTGATTATGGCAGGCGGGGAAGGATCCCGCCTGAATATGGGAGAGAAGCCGCTCGTCCGAATCGCGGATAAACCAATGATAAGCTGGGTTATCGATGCCTATATCGGGGCTGGGTGTGACCCGGTCGTTATAACCTCACGGAAGACCCCGTATACACAAAACTGGTGCAGGGCAAACAGTATCCCGTTTGTCTCCACCCATGGCAGGGGCTATCTTGAGGATCTCTCTCTGGCTGTTCTGACCCTGGAAGAGACAGGCCCGTTCTTCACTTCCGTTTCTGACATACCATGCCTTCGTGCCGATACGATATGCGCGATCCGGGATGCCTATCAACAATCAGGGAAGGAAGCCTGCTCTACGTGGATTCCAGTAGTGCTCTGTCAGAGATTTGGGACAGAACCGCGCTACCAGGATGATATTGATGGTATACCAGCCAGCCCTGCCGGGATCAATATACTGCATGGCTCCTGTATGGGCAGTGAACAGGATGAATTGAAGCTTCTCCTCCAGGAACAGGGGCTTGTCTTTAATGTGAATACCCAGTCCGAACTGGCACTCATCGAAGAACACTTCCATTCGGTTATGAACGAGCATCCATCTGCATCACCGTTTTCATAAAAAACTATAATCGGATTGGATAGTCAGAATACATATATCGAACTCTGCTGAATAGTTAGGTATGGACCATTTGCGGGAGATGGAGCTCGAGGGCCATATCATTGACTCCGGCATCATGACACGGGTATTTGACCGTGTTATGGATATGGGCGGGGATTTTGAGATTATTACCTTTGAAGTTGGGAAAAGAAAAGCTGATACCAGTTATGCCCGTCTGGAGATCTCAGCAGCAACCGAGGAGAAACTTGACCAGATCGCCAGTGAACTGCACCGCTATGGTGCACGGCTGATTGAGGCAGACACCATACGGCTTGTGGCAGCAGAAGCCGATCGTGTGGTTCCAAAGGGGTTTTACTCAACGACCAATCATCCGACCTCTCTCTGGTATAATGATGAATGGATCCCTGTTGAGAATATCGAGATGGACTGCATTCTTGTTGTAGATCCAGCAACACAGCGGGCATTCTGCACGCCCCTCTCAAAACTGCGGAGAGGCGACTGTGTTGTTATCGGGGAGAAAGGTGTCAGGGTCGTCTACCCGGAGCGCCCGCGCGAAACCGGTATGTTTGAGTTCATGCATGGCCAGGTTTCATCAGAGCGCCCCAGTGAAACCATTGTCAAAAAGATCGCAGATGAGCTTCTCAAGGTGAAGGAGAAGGGCCTGAAGGTTGCACTTGTCGGAGGCCCTGCCATTGTTCATACGGGAGCAGGCGAGGCTCTTGCAGCCCTGATCCGTGAAGGATATATTGACGTACTCTTCAGTGGCAACGCCCTTGCCACCCATGATATCGAATATAACCTCTTTGGCACGTCACTTGGCATGGATCTCAAGACAGGGGATCTCATCACGGGAGGCCATAAACACCATATTTATGCGATAAGTGAAGTGATGCGTGCCGGATCGATACCAGAAGCGGTTGAGCATGGCATCATCACTGGCGGCATCATGTATGAATGTGTCCGGTCAGGGATTCCGTATGTGCTTGCCGGCTCAATCCGGGACGACGGGCCCCTGCCTGATGTGATCACCGATGTGGTACAGGCGCAGGACGCGATGAGGGAGCATATCGGTGAATGCGGAATGGTGCTCATGATCGGCACCCTTCTCCATTCCGTTGCTGTCGGCAACAGCCTCCCGTCCTATGTGAAGACGATCTGTGTCGATATCAATCCCGCATCAGTGACAAAACTGATGGATCGGGGTACAACCCAGGCGATTGGTGTGGTTTCAGATGCTGGATCCTTTATTCCTGCCCTCCACAGGGCACTGAACCAGAGTCGGGAATAGGCGGGACGGGCTACCGGGTGAGTGGCATACACCAGGGCTTTTCATGCAGAAGGACATATTCCCACTCCTCCCTGCACCTGCATTCTTTTTCAAAGACCTGCTGCAGAAGACGCCGGTCAAAGCTAAGGGAATAGTCGTCAAGTGCTTTTTTGATATCATAATCACAGGTTCCGCAATTATGCGGCCCGCGTATAAAACCGCCACCGACGGGATCGCAGCTGACCCGTTCATCAGACTGGAGGAGAACCATAAGTGCGCTCCAGAGGTACGGGGGGCGGTATGCCCCTCTCTTCCAGTAATACTCAAGTTCAGTTCTCTTCTGAACAGTACAGAGATTCATTGAAATGAGGTCGCTATAGGGCGCGCAATCTGCAATAGATCTCTTCATGTCGTTGACTGCCTCCTGTTCGGTGAGGAAGAGCGGTTTCATCATCAGGTAGGACTTGACGCCAACACCATGGTCATGTGCAACAGTGGATGCCCTGATAAAGTCTGCAAAAGAGAAGCCTTTCTCAATAGACTTCTCACGTATCCGGTCATCTGACGTCTCCAGCCCCATTGCGACATAGAGCGGCATCTGGTGATCTCCTGTATCAATGAGATCAGAGAACCTGCTGATCTCATCGCTGGTGACATACTCCGGACGGGTTTCGGCGATAACAATCTTTCCTTTCATCAGGCTTCCAAGACGGTCCCGAACTGCTGAGGGCACCTCAACGCTGTCAAAGAAACTGCCGGATGTGAAGATTTTTACAATATCGTACTCTTCAGATCGATACTCCTCCTCAACCCATTGTACCTGGGCAAGCATCTTCCGTGTGAGCTCATCCTTGTCTATGGCATGGTATCGTTCAAACCGGTACCCGCACATCCTGCACCGGTTATAGCGGCAACCGCCTGATTTCAGGATGATAGTCAGGCTTTTTCCAATGTCGCTTCCAATTCTGTCCTTCCCCATCCATGCGGCGAGGGGTTTTTCAACTGCCCGGGATACCATTAAAACCATATACTGATGATATCTCGATCATGAAAAAGGTCGCACTGATAGTACTACTGCTCTTCTTCTTCTCTGTGGCCACAGCAGAAGCGTACTCGTTCCAGTTCCTGGGAGCACCACGGGATACGGGGAGCCTGACAGGGAATGTTGGTGATCCGCTTCTGATCGAGGCGAGATCGCCAAACATCCCTTCTGGTATCACCATGACTCTGCGGGTCACCGGTCCTTCACGCTATCATTATACCGCACAGATGGTTGTTCAGGATGAAGGGTATTTCAGTCACCAGTTTGAGACGCTCGGCCTGCAAGAGGGAAGATACCGGTTTGAGGTACATAGTTCGCCGGATTATCCACTCGGTGGTATGAGAAACTGGTTTGAGCTCAGCCTCGTGGACAGATCCCTCTTTCTCAGGATGCTCTCTCCTCTGCAGCAGGAGTATGATGGCTGGCTCTCGGTTAACGGGATGATTGATGAACACGGGGCTGCCGGTGTTGAACTGACAGTTACTGGCCCGTCAGGCAACTACTTCGGCCCGCGCTATATCGCAACCGATCCCATGGGCCGCTTCTACCAGTCGGTGCAGATTGACCGGGCCGGCACATATACTGCCACCATCGCTGATAGAAGAGGGACTATAGGGATCGTCACATTTAACGTATTCCATGAAGAGAAAACACCAGTCCCAACTCCCATATCGCCGCCATCAGAGGCGGTCAAGTCCGCATCCGCGTATGCGTCGCGTGATAGCCCTGCGCATTTTGTTGTCCAGACGGGAACGGGTCCTGTTACCCTCAGCACCTCGGTGGGTATAGACTGGGTGCTTGAGTATATCGATGAATCAGGTACATTGCATGTTGTTCATGAGGCTGGATCAGACAAAGCCGAGCGGGTGACATTCACCGGGAGTGGTGGACGGGTCTATGTGCGGGCATATCCGGATGGTACAGACGAGGGAAGATTCCATCTCTATGGGCAGAACGTCGTCTCATTAACCTCCAGCACCGCCCCGGCAGATCGGTTCCCGGAACTCCGGCCGCCTGAACATACTCCTGCTGAAGAATCTCCCGCGCCCGTGCTCCTCCCTCTTCTTGCACTGGCTGTATTGATCGGATTTCGGGCATCCCGCCCATAATCTCTTATTTGTCCAGAACC is drawn from Methanocalculus natronophilus and contains these coding sequences:
- a CDS encoding archaeosine biosynthesis radical SAM protein RaSEA, with amino-acid sequence MVLMVSRAVEKPLAAWMGKDRIGSDIGKSLTIILKSGGCRYNRCRMCGYRFERYHAIDKDELTRKMLAQVQWVEEEYRSEEYDIVKIFTSGSFFDSVEVPSAVRDRLGSLMKGKIVIAETRPEYVTSDEISRFSDLIDTGDHQMPLYVAMGLETSDDRIREKSIEKGFSFADFIRASTVAHDHGVGVKSYLMMKPLFLTEQEAVNDMKRSIADCAPYSDLISMNLCTVQKRTELEYYWKRGAYRPPYLWSALMVLLQSDERVSCDPVGGGFIRGPHNCGTCDYDIKKALDDYSLSFDRRLLQQVFEKECRCREEWEYVLLHEKPWCMPLTR
- a CDS encoding TIGR00300 family protein — translated: MDHLREMELEGHIIDSGIMTRVFDRVMDMGGDFEIITFEVGKRKADTSYARLEISAATEEKLDQIASELHRYGARLIEADTIRLVAAEADRVVPKGFYSTTNHPTSLWYNDEWIPVENIEMDCILVVDPATQRAFCTPLSKLRRGDCVVIGEKGVRVVYPERPRETGMFEFMHGQVSSERPSETIVKKIADELLKVKEKGLKVALVGGPAIVHTGAGEALAALIREGYIDVLFSGNALATHDIEYNLFGTSLGMDLKTGDLITGGHKHHIYAISEVMRAGSIPEAVEHGIITGGIMYECVRSGIPYVLAGSIRDDGPLPDVITDVVQAQDAMREHIGECGMVLMIGTLLHSVAVGNSLPSYVKTICVDINPASVTKLMDRGTTQAIGVVSDAGSFIPALHRALNQSRE
- a CDS encoding NTP transferase domain-containing protein, which gives rise to MRVLIMAGGEGSRLNMGEKPLVRIADKPMISWVIDAYIGAGCDPVVITSRKTPYTQNWCRANSIPFVSTHGRGYLEDLSLAVLTLEETGPFFTSVSDIPCLRADTICAIRDAYQQSGKEACSTWIPVVLCQRFGTEPRYQDDIDGIPASPAGINILHGSCMGSEQDELKLLLQEQGLVFNVNTQSELALIEEHFHSVMNEHPSASPFS